The following are from one region of the Fusarium verticillioides 7600 chromosome 1, whole genome shotgun sequence genome:
- a CDS encoding succinate-semialdehyde dehydrogenase (NADP+) produces MAILQQLAAPSRAALRQSPVISLMITRRASNVAPPKLKDPSLLKQDVCYVNGEWVKAGSGKTFEVHDPSTGKLIGTCPEFNSKDTQLAISAAADAFPSFRAKTGRERSKLLRAWYDQMAANAEDIAKIITWENGKPIADAKGETTYAANFLEWFSEEAPRVYGDTIPSSVPGNRVWTIKEPVGVCGLITPWNFPAAMITRKIGPALAAGCTVVAKSPAETPFTSLALAELAHRAGIPKGVVNVVTSHENTPELGELLTSDPTIRKVSFTGSTGVGKLLMKQSSGTLKKLSMELGGNAPFIVFDDADVDAAVVGAIASKFRSSGQTCVCANRIYVQRGIYDEFVSKFTEKVKSFSVGNGFDQGVTHGPLIHDRAIEKVEAHVKDAEKKGGKITIGGKRLNDLGSNFYAPTVIRDMTPEMDMASQETFGPVAGLFPFETEEEVVKMANNTEVGLAGYFFSRDIERVHRIAESLEVGMVGVNTGIISDAAAPFGGVKESGFGREGSLYGIGEYQVIKMITYGGMGKPLQS; encoded by the exons ATGGCTATTCTTCAACAATTGGCCGCTCCATCGCGAGCAGCTCTGCGACAATCTCCAGTCATCTCATTGATGATCACAAGGAGAGCGTCCAATGTCGCTCCCCCAAAG ctcaaggaCCCATCACTTCTCAAGCAGGATGTTTGTTATGTCAATGGTGAATGGGTCAAGGCCGGCTCCGGCAAGACATTTGAAGTCCATG ATCCTTCCACCGGTAAACTCATTGGAACATGCCCCGAATTCAATTCCAAGGATACTCAATTAGCCATTAGCGCTGCTGCAGATGCGTTCCCTTCATTCCGCGCCAAGACCGGCCGTGAGCGCTCAAAGCTACTGCGGGCTTGGTATGATCAAATGGCCGCCAACGCCGAGGATATCGCAAAGATTATTACCTGGGAAAATGGAAAGCCCATCGCCGATGCCAAGGGTGAGACAACGTATGCTGCAAACTTTCTCGAGTGGTTCAGTGAGGAAGCACCACGAGTATACGGTGACACAATTCCTAGCTCGGTTCCTGGGAACCGTGTTTGGACTATCAAGGAGCCCGTTGGAGTCTGCGGTCTCATTACACC GTGGAACTTCCCTGCCGCCATGATCACACGAAAAATCggaccagccttggcagcaggTTGCACGGTCGTTGCAAAGTCCCCCGCCGAAACACCATTTACTTCACTCGCCTTGGCCGAATTGGCTCACCGCGCAGGCATCCCCAAGGGTGTCGTTAACGTCGTGACCTCACACGAAAACACGCCCGAGCTCGGCGAGCTTCTCACATCTGACCCTACTATACGCAAGGTCTCCTTCACAGGGTCCACTGGtgttggcaagcttctcatgaAGCAGTCTTCCGGcactctcaagaagctctccatGGAGCTTGGTGGTAATGCCCCTTTCATCGTCTTTGATGACGCTGATGTGGATGCTGCTGTGGTTGGAGCTATTGCGTCCAAATTCCGATCTTCGGGACAGACCTGTGTCTGCGCCAACCGGATTTATGTCCAGCGCGGAATCTACGATGAGTTCGTGTCCAAGTTTACCGAAAAGGTCAAGTCTTTCAGTGTAGGCAATGGGTTTGACCAGGGCGTTACACATGGACCTCTGATCCACGATCGAGCtattgagaaggttgaggctCATGTtaaggatgctgagaagaagggtggaAAGATCACCATCGGAGGCAAGCGACTCAACGACCTTGGATCCAACTTCTATGCACCCACTGTCATCCGTGACATGACCCctgagatggacatggccTCGCAAGAGACCTTTGGACCCGTCGCTGGTCTTTTCCCCTTTgagacagaggaagaagttgtcaagatggccaacaacaccgaaGTCGGTCTTGCAGGCTATTTCTTCTCACGGGATATTGAGCGTGTGCACCGTATTGCCGAGtctcttgaggttggtatGGTTGGTGTCAACACTGGTATTATTTCTGACGCTGCTGCGCCGTTCGGTGGTGTTAAGGAGAGTGGGTTCGGTCGTGAGGGTTCCCTGTATGGAATTGGAGAGTATCAGGTTATAAAGATGATCACATATGGAGGCATGGGCAAGCCCCTTCAGTCATAA